ATATCGCgtattatgaatttattcttaattaaacaaatctaattttatctttgcGGTACAGACATTAGAATTCTCGTTTTTTATTGGCACGCCCTCTATAAGATCTATCCTTCATAGGTCTTACATCcgcaaaatataaagaaaaagatatttcaatactttaatacaatattttaatgcttatTAGTGCTGTGGTGTAATGATAAACAAAATGGAAGAGAAAAACTAGTTATAAATACCTATATATCGAAGGACAGAAGAATCATTTTCTTAAACTCAATGATGCGTCCAGGATGGATATTATCTCAGATGTAAAAAGTGTTGCACAATTATGACACAACATCATGGCTTTCAGTTCTTGCATAAGTGTGTACATATAACTATCTTCAAAACTTATAAAATCTTACACTTTTTCGAACGTCGTCgctttttttgatttttgtccAATTCGTTCGGTGGTTGATTTTTGATAATACGTACAACCTTAAACAGATATTGCAAacttgtatattaaataaacaataaaaaggaaattgtaataatttaatcaacaatccttttatttttgcttcttACCTCGTGAAATGCAGTATCTACATTTAACGGTGGATCTTTGGCAGAAGTTTCAAGATAAGGTATGCCCAAACGATGAGCTAATTCTCTCCCCTGTTCCTCGGTGACTTTTCTCAAATGCACCAAATCAACTTTATTGGCTACCAACAGCATAGGGTAAACATCTCTATCTTTCACTCGCAaaatttgtgtataaaaattcacaatATTTTGATACGACTGTTTATCAGTCACGGAATATACCAAAAGAAATCCATCACCCTTGCGCATGTATTGTTCACGCATGGCACTAAATTCTTCTTGGCCAGCTGTATCCAACActataaaaacataaacacacatgagaaatttattatagaaattgtttttaacgttttatatatcacaattttttagttatagaatattattagattttcaaaagttaacaaaaatacataattgaaatACTTTGACAATAATTTGTG
This window of the Linepithema humile isolate Giens D197 chromosome 1, Lhum_UNIL_v1.0, whole genome shotgun sequence genome carries:
- the LOC105678189 gene encoding ras-related protein M-Ras-like is translated as MTRPPNNDNLVTFKLVVVGDGGVGKSALTIQFFQKLFVADYDPTIEDSYIQHTKVDNQYCILDVLDTAGQEEFSAMREQYMRKGDGFLLVYSVTDKQSYQNIVNFYTQILRVKDRDVYPMLLVANKVDLVHLRKVTEEQGRELAHRLGIPYLETSAKDPPLNVDTAFHEVVRIIKNQPPNELDKNQKKRRRSKKCKIL